Proteins from a genomic interval of Onychostoma macrolepis isolate SWU-2019 chromosome 17, ASM1243209v1, whole genome shotgun sequence:
- the kif3cb gene encoding kinesin family member 3Cb, translated as MMKRNSLLRPRSMSIGKKSEAVKVVVRCRPLNKKEEATNQERIVEVDVRLGQVSVRNPKSSGSLLKTFTFDAVYDVGSKQNELYDYACKPLIDSVLHGFNGTIFAYGQTGTGKTYTMEGVPTDPERKGVIPNSFQHIFTHISRSQNQQYLVRVSYIEIYQEEIRDLLCKDNNKKLELKENPELGVYVKDLSSVVTKNIKEIEHVMNLGNQSRSVGFTKMNERSSRSHAIFVITVECSEMGIDGEDHIRVGKLNMVDLAGSERQSKTGVQGQRFKESAKINLSLSALGNVISALVDGKSTHVPYRDSKLTRLLQDSLGGNSKTVMVATIGPASCHYDETVTTLRYANRAKNIRNKPKINEDPKDALLREFQEEIARLKAQLEERGMLAKERRRRRRNSMRMKRSMSSGEVETPRDGEVGVVETVQEESVEDYWWKQQMAKTSANYKPDISRKLGTVDEKAKTVEELLKEQQSMENLIEKYKAMESKLLVGGKNIIDHTNEQQKMLELKRQEIAEQDRMEREMQQLMFEQDEETIELKETFTTLQQEVEFKTKKLKKFYSKLQLVRSEIGDIINEHVTMRQELEQTMNELTREMKFKNLIIENFIPPEEKNKIINRLHFDSEEDQWKVLPLLPSKNNSPLVRRRPTSVVGHKRPISQYAQAVVSTGSPCRYRAENIMLLELDISPPTMVPLDLQRSDIRTQDLIRDFGLYRKRATASRVMKARSWYQGPSQSASSSASSMASGPQCPASMGACAAAYQP; from the exons ATGATGAAGAGAAATAGCCTACTGCGACCGCGATCCATGTCGATTGGCAAGAAATCAGAGGCGGTGAAGGTGGTGGTGCGTTGCCGCCCTTTAAACAAGAAGGAAGAGGCAACGAATCAAGAAAGAATTGTTGAAGTAGATGTCAGATTGGGACAGGTGAGCGTGCGTAATCCCAAATCATCCGGAAGCCTCTTAAAAACATTCACGTTTGATGCCGTCTATGATGTGGGTTCGAAACAAAACGAGCTATATGACTATGCATGCAAACCTCTTATTGACTCTGTTTTGCACGGGTTCAACGGAACTATATTTGCTTATGGGCAAACTGGCACTGGCAAAACATATACAATGGAAGGTGTGCCCACAGACCCCGAAAGGAAGGGCGTCATCCCAAATtcatttcagcacattttcactCACATATCCAGGTCTCAGAACCAACAGTATCTCGTGAGAGTGTCTTACATTGAAATATATCAAGAAGAGATACGAGACCTTCTCTGCaaggacaacaacaaaaaactggAGCTCAAGGAAAATCCTGAGTTGGGGGTTTATGTCAAAGATCTCTCATCTGTGGTGACTAAGAACATAAAGGAGATTGAGCATGTCATGAACTTGGGGAACCAATCAAGATCTGTCGGATTTACCAAAATGAATGAGCGTAGCTCAAGATCTCATGCGATTTTTGTCATAACTGTTGAATGCAGTGAAATGGGAATTGATGGTGAAGACCACATTCGCgttggaaaattaaacatggTGGATCTGGCCGGCAGTGAGCGGCAAAGCAAAACAGGCGTCCAGGGACAGAGGTTTAAAGAGTCTGCGAAAATAAACTTGTCACTTTCCGCTCTTGGAAATGTTATCTCGGCTTTGGTGGATGGGAAGAGTACCCACGTACCCTACCGGGATTCCAAACTCACCCGGCTGTTACAGGACTCCCTCGGAGGCAACTCAAAAACCGTTATGGTGGCCACCATTGGACCAGCTTCGTGCCACTACGATGAGACGGTCACCACACTGAGGTACGCCAACAGAGCGAAGAACATCAGGAACAAGCCAAAGATCAACGAGGACCCCAAAGACGCCCTGCTCCGCGAGTTCCAAGAGGAAATAGCCCGGCTGAAGGCGCAACTCGAGGAACGAGGGATGCTGGCAAAAGAAAGGAGGAGACGGAGGAGAAACAGTATGAGGATGAAGAGGAGCATGAGCAGCGGAGAAGTGGAAACTCCAAGGGATGGAGAGGTGGGGGTCGTCGAGACCGTTCAGGAGGAGAGTGTGGAGGACTATTGGTGGAAGCAGCAGATGGCCAAGACCTCTGCCAATTACAAGCCTGATATTAGCAGGAAACTTGGCACCGTAGACGAGAAAGCTAAGACTGTGGAAGAGTTGCTGAAGGAGCAACAATCTATGGAAAATTTGATTGAAAAATACAAG GCTATGGAAAGTAAGCTTCTGGTTGGAGGGAAAAACATCATTGACCACACCAATGAACAGCAGAAAATGCTGGAACTGAAGAGGCAGGAGATTGCTGAGCAG GATAGAATGGAACGAGAGATGCAGCAACTGATGTTCGAACAGGATGAAGAGACGATTGAACTGAAAGAGACGTTTACCACTCTACAGCAAGAGGTGGAATTTAAGACCAAGAAACTTAAAAAG TTTTACAGCAAGCTGCAGCTGGTGAGGTCTGAGATTGGAGATATCATCAATGAACATGTCACAATGAGGCAGGAACTGGAGCAGACAATGAATGAGCTGACAAGAGAGATGAAATTCAA AAACCTGATTATTGAGAACTTCATTCCTCCAGAAGAAAAGAATAAGATAATAAATCGTCTCCACTTCGACAGCGAGGAAGACCAGTGGAAAGTCTTACCTCTCCTTCCTTCCAAAAA TAACTCCCCTCTCGTCCGACGAAGGCCAACTTCTGTAGTGGGACACAAGAGACCAATTAGTCAATATGCTCAAGCTGTTGTGTCAACCGGGTCTCCTTGTAGATACAGG GCTGAGAACATTATGCTTCTGGAGCTGGACATTTCTCCACCCACCATGGTGCCCCTGGACCTTCAGAGGTCAGATATACGGACCCAAGACTTGATACGTGACTTTGGCCTTTATAGAAAGCGGGCGACCGCATCCCGGGTCATGAAAGCCAGATCGTG GTACCAAGGGCCAAGTCAGTCTGCTTCTTCATCAGCCAGCTCTATGGCCTCTGGGCCCCAATGCCCAGCCTCAATGGGGGCTTGTGCGGCAGCCTACCAGCCATGA